The DNA region CATCGGCGCGACCCGCGAGAAAGCCAACCCGCTCGACTACACCACCGACAACCTGCTCACCAAGCTCGGCTGGAACTACGCCGAGGGCCAGCGCCTGCAGCTGACCTACGAGCGCTACCAGGACGACACCGACACCCGGGTGCTGAGCAACTACAGCAACACCGCCACCATCCGCACCCAGGACGCGCGCGACAGCGTCGACCGCGAGCGCTATTCGCTGCTGCACACCCTGCAACTGGACAGCCCGCTGGCGGACAACCTGCAGAACCAGCTCAGCTACCAGGACAGCCAGACCCGCCAGCGCACCTACGAGAACCGTGTCGTCAGCGGCTCGCCTCGCTTGCGCACCCGCGACTCCCACTACGAGGAGAAGCTCTGGGTGCTCAACACCAAGCTGGACAAGTCCTTCAGCATCGCCGACAGCCAGCACACCCTGGTCTACGGCACCGACCTCAAGCGCCTGAAGAACGCCGACCTGCGCGAAGGCGGCGAGACCGTCATCGCCACCGGGGTCAACACACCGGTGCTGCCGACCAGCGACTTCCCGGACCCGACCACCAGCGAGTACGCGGCCTTCATCCAGGACAACATCGAGATCGGCCGCTGGACCCTGCTGCCGGGCCTGCGCTACGACTACTACGCGATGAAGCCCCACGCCACCACGCGCTACCTCAACAGCCAGGCGACCGACGCCAGCCCGAGCGACTTCACCGACTCGGCCGTATCGCCCAAGTTCGGCGTGACCTACCAGGTCGACGACCAGCACAGCGTCTACGGCCAGTACGCCGCCGGCTTCCGCGCCCCGCAGGCGATCGAGATCTTCGGCGAGTTCGTCAACCCGGGCATGTACCGCACCCTGGCCAACACCAACCTCAAGGCCGAGACCAGCGACAGCTTCGAACTGGGCCTGCGCGGCAAGTACGAGATCGGCAGCTTCGGCGCCGCGCTGTTCTACAACCGCTACGACGACTTCATCGAGCAGGTGTCCCGCCCCTCCAGCGTGCCGGGCTTCCCCTTCGGCGAGTTCCAGTACGTCAACCGCGACCGGGTGACCATCCGCGGCTTCGAGGCCAAGGGCGAGCTCTTCCTCGACAAGCTCGGCATGCCGGCCGGCTGGCGCGCCATGAGCTCGGTCGCCTACGCACGCGGCAAGGACGAGGGCACCGGCCAGCCGATCAACAGCGTCGACCCGCTCAAGGGCGTCTTCGGCCTGGGTTATGCGCAACCCAACGGCAAGTTCGGCGGCGACCTGAGCTGGACCCTGGTGGCGGCCAAGGAGCGCATCGATCGCACCCAGACCGCCGGCCAGTACCAGCCCTCGGGCTACGGCCTGCTGGACCTGAACGGCTGGTGGCAGGTCACCGAGGCGTTCTCGGTCAACGCCGGCCTGTTCAACCTCACCGATAAGGACTACTGGCAGTGGGGCGATGTGCGCGGGCTGACCGAGAACAGCCCCAGCCTGCAGCGCTACACCCAGCCGGGCCGCCATGCGGCGGTCAACCTGATCTGGGAGATCTGAGCCTTTTCAGCGCAGGGACGCGCACCCTCTTGGCAATCCACGGCGGCACGGGATAATGCCCGCCTGCCGTGGAGACGCCGATGATCCTGCTATGCCGCCCCGACGAGTTGGCCGAAGGCCAGAGCCGCGGCTTTCTGATCGATGACCTGAAGCTGCTGCTGGTGCGCCGGGAGGGCCGGGTCCATGCCTACGAGAACCGCTGCCCGCACCGGGGCATTCCCCTGGAATGGCAGCCGGACCGTTTCCTCGACGACAGCGGCAGCCTGATCCAGTGCGCCACCCACGGTGCGCTGTTCCTCATCGAATCCGGTGAGTGCGTGGCCGGGCCTTGTGCCGGGGAGTCCCTGCGACCGCTGGACTGCCGCGAGGACGATCGCGGCATCTGGCTGCTCGCCTAACCGATCACCTCGAGCCTGCGCAGCAGCGCCAAGCCCTCGGGACTGACCTCGGCGCCATAGGCGAGCACCTCCACCCCGGCGGCCTTGGCGTCGGCCAGGGCGGCAGCGTAGGCAGGGTCGATCTCCACCGCTGCGCGCACGGCGTCGATACCGGAAAGGTTGACGCAGTAGAACTGCACCGCGCGCATGCCCTGGCGCGCCAGCGCCGCCAGCTCGCGCAGGTGCTTGCTGCCACGCACGGTGACGGCGTCGGGGAAGGCCGCCACGGCGGTGCCGTCGAAGCCCAGGGTCACGCTCTTCACCTCCACGAACACCTCGCCGCTCGGGTAGTCCAGGCGGAAGTCGGCACGGCTGTTCTCCACGCCGTAGGCGACCTCGCGCTTGAGTGCGGTGAAGCCGGCCAGCTCGGGGATGAGCCCGGCACGCAGGGCCTCCTCGACCAGGGCGTTGGCCCGCGCGGTGTTCACGCAGGCCAGCCGGCCCTGGGGCGTCTCGGTGATTTCCCAGGTGCCGGGGAGCTTGCGCCTGGGATCGTTGGAGCGGCTGAACCATACCCGGCACCCTTCGCTCATGCAGTT from Pseudomonas tohonis includes:
- a CDS encoding Rieske (2Fe-2S) protein; amino-acid sequence: MILLCRPDELAEGQSRGFLIDDLKLLLVRREGRVHAYENRCPHRGIPLEWQPDRFLDDSGSLIQCATHGALFLIESGECVAGPCAGESLRPLDCREDDRGIWLLA
- a CDS encoding TonB-dependent hemoglobin/transferrin/lactoferrin family receptor translates to MPLRPPFARRPWLALLLLSPSIALAAERTATQFDTVTVTATRSEQTLDEVPNTVSVMTEREIDQKNVKNIQDLVRYEPGVSVGGTGSRFGLSGFTIRGIGGNRVLTQVDGVSMPDTFSFGGFLSAQRDYVDPDTLKQVEIIRGPASSLYGSDAIGGAVSFLTKDAADYLDEGDDAYARLKTGYDGSDDSWLRSTTLAARQGDLDGLVHIGRRTGQALDTQGGTGGIGATREKANPLDYTTDNLLTKLGWNYAEGQRLQLTYERYQDDTDTRVLSNYSNTATIRTQDARDSVDRERYSLLHTLQLDSPLADNLQNQLSYQDSQTRQRTYENRVVSGSPRLRTRDSHYEEKLWVLNTKLDKSFSIADSQHTLVYGTDLKRLKNADLREGGETVIATGVNTPVLPTSDFPDPTTSEYAAFIQDNIEIGRWTLLPGLRYDYYAMKPHATTRYLNSQATDASPSDFTDSAVSPKFGVTYQVDDQHSVYGQYAAGFRAPQAIEIFGEFVNPGMYRTLANTNLKAETSDSFELGLRGKYEIGSFGAALFYNRYDDFIEQVSRPSSVPGFPFGEFQYVNRDRVTIRGFEAKGELFLDKLGMPAGWRAMSSVAYARGKDEGTGQPINSVDPLKGVFGLGYAQPNGKFGGDLSWTLVAAKERIDRTQTAGQYQPSGYGLLDLNGWWQVTEAFSVNAGLFNLTDKDYWQWGDVRGLTENSPSLQRYTQPGRHAAVNLIWEI
- the sfsA gene encoding DNA/RNA nuclease SfsA — protein: MRFDPPLEQARLLRRYKRFLADIETLDGELLTIHCPNTGSMLNCMSEGCRVWFSRSNDPRRKLPGTWEITETPQGRLACVNTARANALVEEALRAGLIPELAGFTALKREVAYGVENSRADFRLDYPSGEVFVEVKSVTLGFDGTAVAAFPDAVTVRGSKHLRELAALARQGMRAVQFYCVNLSGIDAVRAAVEIDPAYAAALADAKAAGVEVLAYGAEVSPEGLALLRRLEVIG